In Streptococcus respiraculi, one DNA window encodes the following:
- a CDS encoding TIGR01212 family radical SAM protein (This family includes YhcC from E. coli K-12, an uncharacterized radical SAM protein.), whose protein sequence is MKSYNALNDYYRKLFGEKTFKVPIDAGFDCPNRDGTVAKGGCTFCTVSGSGDAIVAPDAPIREQFYKEIDFMHRKWPEVRKYLVYFQNFTNTHDKVEVIRERYEQAINEPGVVGINIGTRPDCLPDETIAYLAELSERMHVTVELGLQTTFEETSDLINRAHSYELYVETVKRLRKFPKIEIVSHLINGLPGETHEMMLENVRRCVTDNDIQGIKLHLLHLMTNTRMQRDYHEGRLQLLSQEEYVNIICDQLEIIPKHIVIHRITGDAPRDMLIGPMWSLNKWEVLNAIEDEMRRRGSVQGCKAKEQKFTC, encoded by the coding sequence ATGAAATCTTACAATGCCTTGAATGATTATTATCGGAAATTATTTGGAGAAAAGACCTTTAAAGTGCCGATTGATGCGGGGTTTGATTGTCCCAATCGTGACGGTACTGTGGCTAAGGGGGGCTGTACATTTTGTACGGTGTCAGGCTCTGGAGATGCCATTGTAGCGCCTGATGCCCCCATTCGGGAGCAATTTTATAAGGAAATTGACTTCATGCACCGCAAGTGGCCCGAGGTTAGAAAATACTTGGTCTATTTCCAAAATTTCACCAATACCCATGACAAGGTCGAGGTGATTCGTGAGCGGTATGAACAGGCGATTAACGAGCCAGGAGTTGTTGGAATCAATATCGGAACTCGTCCAGACTGCCTACCAGATGAGACGATTGCCTATTTAGCGGAACTGTCTGAGCGCATGCACGTGACAGTTGAGTTGGGCTTGCAGACGACCTTTGAAGAAACGTCAGACTTGATTAACCGTGCGCATTCTTATGAGCTTTATGTAGAAACGGTGAAACGCCTGCGGAAATTTCCCAAGATTGAAATTGTGTCGCATTTGATTAACGGACTGCCTGGTGAGACGCATGAGATGATGCTAGAAAATGTCCGCCGTTGTGTGACGGATAATGATATTCAAGGGATTAAATTGCACCTACTACACCTGATGACCAATACGCGTATGCAGCGGGATTACCATGAAGGACGTTTGCAGCTACTCAGTCAAGAAGAGTATGTCAATATTATCTGTGACCAGTTGGAGATTATCCCCAAGCACATCGTCATTCATCGGATTACCGGAGACGCTCCTCGTGATATGCTGATTGGGCCTATGTGGAGCCTCAACAAATGGGAAGTGCTGAATGCGATTGAAGATGAAATGCGTCGCCGTGGGAGCGTGCAAGGTTGTAAGGCAAAGGAGCAGAAGTTTACATGTTAA
- a CDS encoding tRNA (mnm(5)s(2)U34)-methyltransferase, translating into MLRPLEMAHQFLAEVVTKEDIVVDATMGNGHDTLFLAERAKKVVAFDIQEQALEKTAERLATAGLTNVELVLAGHEQVDAYIDTIKAGIFNLGYLPSADKSVITQPQTTLLALEKLCQRLVVGGRIAVMIYYGHEGGDVERDVVLDFVTKLPQQEFTAVIYRTLNQVNHPPFLVMLEKIKEYNHG; encoded by the coding sequence ATGTTAAGACCTTTAGAAATGGCACATCAGTTTTTAGCAGAAGTGGTGACAAAAGAAGATATCGTGGTGGATGCCACCATGGGAAATGGACATGATACCCTGTTTCTCGCTGAGCGTGCTAAAAAAGTGGTGGCTTTTGATATTCAAGAGCAGGCACTAGAAAAGACTGCGGAGCGATTAGCTACCGCTGGTTTGACCAATGTCGAGTTAGTCTTAGCAGGACATGAGCAGGTAGACGCCTATATCGATACAATCAAGGCAGGAATTTTTAACCTCGGCTATCTGCCTAGTGCAGACAAGTCGGTCATTACCCAGCCTCAGACAACTCTGCTCGCCCTTGAAAAATTATGCCAACGCTTGGTAGTTGGTGGTCGGATTGCGGTCATGATTTATTATGGCCATGAGGGAGGGGATGTGGAGCGTGATGTGGTCTTGGACTTTGTGACTAAGCTCCCTCAACAGGAATTTACCGCAGTGATTTACCGTACTCTCAATCAGGTCAATCACCCGCCCTTTCTAGTAATGCTTGAAAAAATAAAGGAATACAACCATGGATAA
- a CDS encoding cation:proton antiporter: MTVLLYLIVFLLVLIASNAANKLFPRLPLPLLQIVSGVLLGLCLPQGQFHLDTEAFLALVIGPLLFREAEESDVTSILRYWRIILFLIFPVIFISTLSIGYMAHVLWATLPLAACLAAGAALGPTDLVAFASLSERFTFAKRVESILKGEGLLNDASGLVAFQVAVSAWVTGSFSLEKAGISLLFSIIGGFAVGAFTAFLNQSLHRLLLSVRASDIAGQLLLELSLPLLTFFLAEEIHVSGIIAVVVAGIFKASRFKNITLLEAQVDTVTDTVWHTVTFMLNGSVFVILGIELRLILEPILRSPIYDNLFLLITVLVLTLLMFSLRFVMIYGFYGFRMLRLKKKMSYALTDSLLLTFSGVKGTVSIATILLIPATLGREYPLLLFIVAGVTLLSFLSGLVVLPHLSDRKEETKDYLMHIAILNDVVMELEADLSHTKIKGPLYAAIDNYHGRIENLILEQEDKSVRRDLASLQLLILSIENDGLEQAYEEGKIDDRSYHLYQRYLLAMEQRINRNLASRFTYFWIVFWRVSRLILHEIVTLGARLRSWRKKEKRHLTKDEIESIAELYLANTEVIVESLEHLKGIYKNSLINFLQDARLRETAIIGSGAFIERVITRMKPNNINEMMRGYYLERKIIFEYEEQGLISASYAKYLRQNVNNLENYSLKETVNTLPYDVMNYARKG, encoded by the coding sequence ATGACAGTACTCCTTTATCTGATTGTCTTTTTACTCGTTCTGATTGCCTCAAACGCAGCTAATAAATTATTTCCCCGTCTTCCCTTGCCCCTCCTACAAATTGTCTCAGGGGTTTTATTGGGATTGTGTCTGCCACAGGGGCAATTTCATCTGGATACAGAAGCCTTTCTAGCCTTGGTCATCGGTCCCCTCTTGTTTCGGGAAGCAGAAGAAAGTGATGTGACTAGTATTTTACGCTACTGGCGGATTATTTTGTTTTTGATTTTCCCGGTGATTTTTATTTCGACCTTGAGTATCGGCTATATGGCGCATGTTTTGTGGGCGACGCTTCCCCTAGCAGCCTGCTTGGCGGCGGGAGCCGCCCTTGGACCGACTGATTTGGTGGCCTTTGCTTCTTTGTCAGAACGCTTCACCTTTGCTAAGCGAGTGGAGAGTATTTTAAAAGGAGAGGGTTTGCTTAATGATGCCAGTGGTCTAGTTGCCTTTCAGGTTGCAGTTTCTGCCTGGGTAACAGGGAGTTTTTCCTTAGAAAAAGCAGGTATCTCCTTGCTCTTTTCTATCATCGGTGGTTTTGCAGTTGGAGCGTTTACAGCCTTTCTCAATCAGAGCTTGCATCGCTTGCTCTTGAGTGTGCGGGCGTCTGATATTGCCGGGCAATTGTTGTTAGAGCTGAGTCTGCCCTTATTGACCTTCTTTTTAGCAGAAGAGATTCATGTGTCAGGAATCATCGCGGTTGTTGTTGCAGGGATTTTCAAGGCTAGCCGTTTTAAGAATATCACCCTCCTAGAAGCGCAGGTGGATACGGTGACCGACACGGTCTGGCATACGGTGACCTTCATGCTTAACGGCTCCGTCTTTGTCATATTAGGGATTGAGCTACGCTTGATTTTGGAACCAATTCTCCGCAGTCCGATTTACGACAATCTTTTCTTATTAATTACCGTTTTGGTCTTGACCCTCTTGATGTTCAGCCTTCGCTTTGTCATGATTTATGGCTTCTATGGCTTTCGGATGCTGCGCTTAAAGAAAAAAATGTCCTATGCTTTGACAGATAGTCTGTTGCTGACCTTTTCAGGGGTGAAAGGAACAGTGTCCATTGCGACTATTCTCTTGATTCCCGCAACCCTAGGACGGGAATATCCGCTCTTACTCTTTATTGTAGCAGGTGTGACACTACTTAGCTTCTTGTCTGGCTTGGTGGTGCTACCGCATTTGTCTGATAGAAAGGAAGAAACCAAAGATTATCTGATGCACATTGCTATTTTAAACGATGTCGTCATGGAACTAGAAGCGGATTTGAGCCATACCAAGATCAAGGGTCCTCTTTATGCAGCTATTGATAATTACCACGGGCGGATTGAAAATCTCATTTTAGAGCAGGAGGACAAGTCGGTTCGTAGAGATTTGGCTAGTCTTCAGCTCTTGATTCTCAGTATTGAAAATGACGGTCTCGAGCAGGCCTATGAGGAAGGCAAGATTGATGATAGGTCTTACCACCTCTATCAGCGTTATCTATTAGCTATGGAACAGCGAATTAATCGCAATCTGGCTTCTCGTTTCACCTATTTCTGGATTGTCTTTTGGCGGGTGTCCCGCTTGATTCTCCACGAAATTGTGACCTTAGGTGCGAGACTTCGCTCATGGCGCAAAAAAGAAAAACGGCATTTGACCAAGGACGAGATTGAAAGTATTGCCGAGCTTTATCTAGCTAATACCGAGGTCATCGTGGAGAGTTTGGAGCACTTGAAAGGAATTTATAAAAATTCTTTAATTAATTTCTTACAGGATGCCCGTTTGCGCGAGACCGCCATTATCGGTAGTGGTGCTTTTATCGAGCGGGTTATCACACGAATGAAGCCTAACAATATCAATGAAATGATGCGGGGCTACTATCTGGAACGTAAAATTATCTTTGAATATGAAGAACAGGGCTTGATTTCTGCTAGCTATGCCAAGTATTTGCGGCAGAATGTCAACAATTTAGAAAATTATTCCCTCAAGGAAACCGTCAATACTCTTCCCTATGATGTGATGAATTATGCCCGAAAAGGATAG
- a CDS encoding ABC transporter ATP-binding protein: protein MILSMQKLSYRRQGKTILDSLSWEYRAGEQWAILGLNGAGKSTLLRILTAEFWKSSGELSVLGIEFGKGDIPTLRTKIGIVGSFLAERFPTDLSAEQIVLTGKYKSSILYREYEETELNQAKDMLRQIDAEHLIGRTYASLSQGERQLLLIARSLMEEPELLILDEATVGLDLLARERLLKHIEQICKLPKAPAIISVTHHAEEITQSFTHVLLLKDGKILAKGPKADILTPNILCQFYDQQVELIPLGEERVFIKPIV from the coding sequence ATGATTCTTTCCATGCAGAAACTTTCCTACCGCAGACAGGGCAAAACGATTTTAGATAGTCTGTCTTGGGAATACAGGGCTGGCGAGCAATGGGCTATTCTCGGACTCAACGGGGCAGGCAAGTCCACCTTGTTGCGGATTCTAACAGCCGAATTTTGGAAGAGTTCTGGAGAATTGAGTGTTCTAGGTATCGAATTTGGTAAGGGCGATATTCCGACCTTACGGACAAAAATCGGGATTGTCGGCTCTTTCCTAGCTGAACGCTTTCCGACCGACCTCTCTGCCGAACAAATCGTCCTCACTGGCAAATACAAGTCCTCCATTCTCTACCGCGAATACGAGGAAACGGAGTTAAATCAAGCCAAGGACATGTTGCGACAAATAGATGCAGAACATCTCATCGGGCGAACCTATGCCAGTCTCTCTCAAGGGGAGCGCCAATTGCTCCTCATTGCCCGCAGTCTCATGGAAGAGCCAGAGCTATTGATTTTAGATGAGGCAACTGTTGGGCTCGACCTGCTAGCCCGCGAGCGCCTGCTCAAGCATATTGAGCAAATCTGCAAACTCCCAAAGGCACCTGCTATCATCTCCGTCACCCACCACGCAGAAGAAATCACCCAATCTTTCACCCACGTTCTTCTCTTAAAAGACGGAAAAATTCTCGCAAAGGGACCGAAAGCAGACATTCTCACCCCAAACATCCTCTGCCAATTCTACGACCAACAAGTCGAGTTGATTCCGCTAGGAGAAGAGAGAGTCTTTATCAAACCGATTGTATAA
- a CDS encoding trypsin-like serine peptidase: MKQNRLSQLLVLGVLLSAGGFALAGCTTQKKTTPAPKSTQQITSKETKETAESRRKQITDIATSSYNGIALVKTTTDKPGFGTATFLTPDTLLTNRHVVIPFKNADEAAVRVIGTDGKTIDLPVKELIAPEDESMDVGIIKLKTPITENKALSHIKIQKMASLETVNKTKVSDFVRAVGYPGDKERGTLWDSHGTIKEIDGNFLTYDALIASGSSGSPLFNKDGELIGIANASTEDTENPTSFGLLFDKTIRAFIAKHL, encoded by the coding sequence ATGAAACAAAATCGACTATCGCAGCTCCTCGTGCTTGGAGTCCTCCTATCAGCAGGAGGATTTGCCCTAGCGGGTTGTACCACTCAGAAAAAAACGACACCTGCTCCTAAAAGCACGCAACAAATAACATCAAAAGAGACCAAAGAAACTGCTGAAAGTCGTCGTAAGCAGATTACGGATATTGCGACAAGTAGCTACAACGGTATTGCCTTGGTCAAAACAACAACAGACAAACCTGGATTTGGGACAGCGACCTTCCTCACACCTGATACACTTCTGACCAATCGTCATGTGGTCATCCCCTTTAAAAATGCCGACGAGGCTGCTGTCCGAGTCATTGGTACAGATGGAAAAACAATTGATCTTCCTGTCAAGGAACTGATTGCTCCAGAAGATGAAAGCATGGATGTGGGTATCATCAAGCTCAAAACGCCAATTACAGAAAACAAGGCGCTCAGCCACATTAAGATTCAAAAGATGGCCAGTCTTGAAACGGTAAACAAGACCAAAGTCTCAGACTTCGTTCGCGCCGTTGGTTATCCAGGAGATAAGGAACGTGGCACCTTATGGGACAGCCATGGTACAATTAAAGAGATTGATGGCAACTTCCTGACCTATGATGCACTGATTGCTAGCGGATCCTCAGGATCACCCCTCTTTAACAAGGACGGAGAATTGATTGGTATCGCTAATGCCTCAACCGAGGATACTGAAAACCCAACCTCTTTCGGACTCTTATTTGACAAAACGATTCGAGCATTTATCGCTAAACACCTGTAA
- a CDS encoding hemolysin family protein: protein MEDPGSQTIHLQILLLLLLTLLNAFFSASEMALVSLNRSRVEQKAAEGEKKFIRLLNVLENPNHFLSTIQVGITFISILSGASLAGDLGAVFAGWLGNSATAQTAGYWLALALLTFISIVLGELYPKRIAMNMKENLAVISAPIIIFLGKIVSPFVWLLSAATNLISRMTPMQFDDADEKMTRDEIEYILTTQSEETLDADEIEMLQGIFALDEMVAREVMVPRTDAFMVDIEEDTATIMADILKQNFSRIPVYDGDKDNIIGLIHTKRILAEGFENGFENLNIRRIMQEPLFVPETIFVDDLLKALRNTQNQMAILLDEYGGVAGIVTLEDLLEEIVGEIDDETDKTEVFVREIAEHTYIVQGNMTLNDFNEHFDTELESDDVDTIAGFYLTGLGTIPSQEEKEAYEVDNHGYHLVMINDKVKNGRVTKLKLLITPLAVEEDVKDKKEKKD, encoded by the coding sequence ATGGAAGACCCTGGTAGTCAGACCATTCATTTACAAATTTTATTATTGCTCTTGTTGACCTTGCTCAATGCCTTTTTCTCAGCTTCTGAGATGGCCTTGGTTTCCCTCAACCGTTCCCGTGTGGAACAAAAAGCAGCTGAGGGAGAAAAGAAATTTATTCGCTTATTAAACGTCCTTGAAAACCCCAATCATTTTCTATCGACTATTCAGGTCGGAATCACTTTTATCAGTATCTTGTCAGGTGCGAGCTTGGCAGGTGATTTAGGTGCTGTATTTGCTGGTTGGTTGGGGAATTCTGCGACGGCACAGACTGCTGGCTACTGGCTTGCGCTCGCCTTGTTGACCTTCATTTCCATCGTCCTTGGTGAACTCTATCCTAAGCGCATTGCCATGAACATGAAAGAAAATCTGGCGGTTATCTCTGCTCCCATTATCATCTTTTTGGGCAAGATTGTCAGTCCCTTTGTTTGGCTTTTGTCTGCTGCGACTAATCTCATCAGTCGGATGACACCGATGCAGTTTGATGATGCTGATGAAAAGATGACCCGTGATGAGATCGAGTACATTTTGACCACCCAGAGTGAGGAAACCCTAGACGCTGATGAAATTGAAATGTTGCAAGGGATTTTTGCACTGGATGAAATGGTGGCGCGTGAGGTGATGGTGCCGCGAACGGACGCTTTCATGGTCGATATTGAAGAAGATACGGCAACGATTATGGCCGATATTCTCAAGCAGAATTTTTCACGGATTCCAGTTTATGATGGCGACAAGGACAATATTATCGGTTTGATTCATACCAAGCGGATTTTGGCAGAAGGCTTTGAGAACGGCTTTGAAAATCTCAATATCCGTCGTATCATGCAGGAACCCCTCTTTGTACCAGAGACGATTTTTGTTGATGATTTGTTAAAAGCGCTTCGCAATACCCAAAATCAAATGGCCATTTTACTCGATGAGTACGGTGGTGTGGCAGGGATTGTCACCCTTGAAGACTTGTTAGAAGAAATTGTTGGGGAAATCGATGATGAGACAGATAAAACAGAAGTCTTTGTCCGAGAAATCGCAGAGCATACCTACATTGTTCAGGGAAATATGACCTTGAATGACTTCAATGAGCACTTTGATACGGAGCTAGAAAGCGATGATGTAGACACGATTGCAGGATTCTATCTGACAGGTCTTGGAACCATTCCAAGTCAGGAAGAAAAAGAAGCCTACGAAGTGGATAACCACGGCTACCACTTAGTTATGATCAATGATAAGGTCAAAAATGGCCGTGTGACCAAGCTCAAACTCCTCATCACACCGCTTGCAGTAGAAGAAGACGTAAAAGATAAAAAAGAAAAGAAAGACTGA